The proteins below come from a single Maridesulfovibrio frigidus DSM 17176 genomic window:
- the mutS gene encoding DNA mismatch repair protein MutS, whose protein sequence is MFEQYLQIKEDHPDSLLFYRMGDFYELFFEDAEIAARALQISLTCRNPNSDLKAPMCGVPHHAAQTYISRLLEQGYKVALCDQIEDPKQAKGLVKRAVTRVFSPGTVVEDSTLNAKTNNYLAALIWDESKSAGGLAWMDFSTGQWSGIHSKNEHDLWQWALKVGPRELILQQGKPVPNQYADIEARITPAPSAGYFNLKTASDNLLESQNVADLESLDLEDKPQLTQACGALIAYLRQTQMQELKHLGEFRPLSLTKYMILDEVTERNLELFRRLDGKKGKGTLLAVLDKTITPMGGRLLSTRLKQPWRDLSPIDQNQKAVTFFYENDSLRGTIRELLDTVYDLERLSTRVVLGRANPKDFISLRYSLKTLPPIHELLKNAISSTTQDESVIVAPVLKSIAKKWDSMTDVADLLEKAMVDSPPPVITEGGLFKLGYNAELDEFIELTEHGEAKLAELLQHEKESCNLPKLKIGYNKVFGYYFEISNAFKGQVPDYFERRQTLVNCERYISPQLKELEEKLISASDQRKKLEYNLFQIIREEIAGNRSRFMFMADAVAALDFWQGLAEVARVNRWVCPEVHAGMEVVIEEGRHPVVEDVQGSANYIPNNLTIDEKRRILLITGPNMAGKSTVLRQVALMGILAQMGSYIPASSGRIGLMDRVFSRVGASDNLAQGQSTFMVEMMETARILRQASKRSLVILDEIGRGTSTFDGLALAWAVVEELSRRARGGIRTLFATHYHELTSLEGVIDGLRNFNIAVREWKGDILFLRRLVPGPADKSYGIEVAKLAGVPKVVVVRAREILANLEEKSQDSNLHTMARAATVQSILPGMISSGTKENNDTPPEDHEIVKELRDLDVNGLSPIEAITLLNQWKKSLGDN, encoded by the coding sequence ATGTTCGAGCAGTACCTCCAGATTAAGGAGGACCATCCTGATTCACTACTTTTTTATAGGATGGGAGATTTCTACGAGCTTTTTTTTGAAGACGCAGAAATTGCTGCGCGAGCTCTGCAAATATCCCTCACCTGTCGCAATCCTAATTCTGATCTGAAAGCTCCCATGTGCGGCGTTCCGCACCATGCCGCGCAAACGTATATATCCCGTCTTCTTGAGCAGGGTTATAAAGTTGCGCTATGTGATCAGATAGAAGATCCCAAGCAGGCAAAAGGACTTGTAAAACGAGCTGTAACGAGGGTTTTTAGCCCTGGAACGGTTGTTGAAGATTCTACCTTAAATGCCAAAACTAATAACTATCTTGCGGCCCTCATTTGGGATGAATCTAAATCCGCCGGCGGACTTGCTTGGATGGATTTTTCCACGGGACAATGGAGTGGAATCCATAGCAAGAATGAACATGATCTTTGGCAGTGGGCTTTAAAAGTCGGACCTAGAGAGCTTATTCTTCAGCAGGGTAAGCCTGTTCCTAATCAGTATGCGGATATCGAAGCCCGTATAACCCCTGCCCCTTCAGCTGGATATTTTAATTTAAAAACTGCCTCTGACAATCTTCTTGAATCTCAGAATGTTGCAGACCTTGAATCGTTAGATCTTGAAGATAAACCGCAGCTGACTCAGGCTTGCGGAGCGCTCATTGCTTATTTACGCCAAACGCAGATGCAGGAGCTTAAGCACTTAGGCGAGTTCAGGCCTCTTAGTTTGACTAAGTATATGATTCTTGATGAAGTTACTGAGCGCAATCTTGAATTATTCAGGCGTCTTGATGGTAAAAAAGGTAAAGGCACTCTCCTTGCTGTTTTGGATAAAACCATAACACCAATGGGCGGAAGGCTTCTTTCTACCCGCTTAAAACAGCCTTGGCGTGACTTATCTCCTATTGATCAGAATCAGAAAGCGGTTACATTTTTTTATGAAAATGATTCATTGCGCGGCACAATACGTGAGCTTCTGGATACTGTTTATGATTTAGAGCGTCTTTCCACGCGCGTAGTGCTTGGTAGAGCTAATCCTAAAGATTTCATTAGTTTGAGATATAGTCTTAAAACTTTACCTCCAATTCATGAGCTTCTAAAGAACGCTATTTCATCCACTACGCAAGATGAGTCTGTAATTGTTGCGCCGGTTCTTAAGTCCATTGCTAAAAAGTGGGATTCCATGACCGATGTGGCTGATCTTCTTGAGAAGGCCATGGTCGACTCCCCTCCTCCTGTTATTACAGAGGGCGGACTTTTCAAGCTCGGATATAATGCTGAACTTGATGAGTTTATAGAACTCACTGAGCACGGTGAAGCAAAGCTTGCCGAGCTTTTACAGCACGAAAAAGAAAGCTGTAATCTGCCGAAACTTAAAATAGGCTATAATAAAGTTTTCGGATATTACTTTGAAATTTCCAACGCGTTCAAAGGTCAGGTTCCAGATTATTTTGAGCGCCGCCAGACACTTGTTAACTGTGAAAGGTACATCAGTCCTCAGCTCAAAGAACTTGAAGAGAAACTTATTTCAGCCTCGGATCAGCGCAAAAAACTTGAATATAACCTGTTCCAAATCATTCGTGAAGAGATTGCCGGAAATCGTAGTCGCTTTATGTTTATGGCGGACGCAGTCGCTGCACTCGATTTTTGGCAGGGACTTGCGGAAGTTGCGCGTGTAAACCGCTGGGTTTGTCCTGAGGTCCACGCTGGAATGGAAGTTGTTATCGAGGAAGGCAGGCATCCTGTTGTTGAGGATGTTCAAGGTTCTGCGAACTATATTCCGAACAATCTGACCATAGACGAAAAACGACGTATCCTGCTGATTACCGGTCCTAATATGGCTGGTAAGTCTACTGTACTTAGACAGGTGGCACTCATGGGAATATTGGCTCAGATGGGATCATATATTCCAGCTTCAAGTGGCAGAATTGGGCTTATGGACCGCGTTTTTTCCAGAGTTGGCGCATCTGACAATCTTGCTCAGGGACAGTCCACTTTCATGGTTGAGATGATGGAGACGGCTAGAATTTTGCGTCAGGCATCTAAGCGCAGCCTTGTTATCCTTGATGAAATTGGGCGCGGCACATCTACTTTTGATGGACTTGCTTTAGCGTGGGCGGTGGTAGAGGAACTTTCCCGCAGGGCGCGCGGCGGGATTCGGACTCTTTTTGCTACGCATTACCATGAGCTTACCTCCCTTGAAGGAGTTATCGATGGCCTTAGAAATTTCAACATTGCTGTACGTGAATGGAAAGGTGACATTCTTTTTCTCCGGCGACTTGTTCCGGGACCAGCTGATAAGAGCTACGGTATTGAAGTTGCTAAACTTGCCGGAGTTCCGAAGGTTGTTGTTGTTCGCGCTAGGGAAATTCTTGCGAATCTTGAAGAAAAATCACAAGATAGCAACTTGCATACCATGGCCCGCGCGGCTACTGTACAAAGCATCTTGCCCGGGATGATATCTTCCGGCACAAAAGAAAACAACGATACTCCACCTGAAGATCATGAAATAGTTAAAGAACTTCGTGATCTTGATGTAAATGGATTGTCACCCATAGAAGCTATTACTTTGTTAAATCAGTGGAAAAAATCACTGGGAGATAATTGA
- a CDS encoding tetratricopeptide repeat protein, translated as MSFLNLFRKKKATASVNRAPSYLSGIAKTETGLADTRAAIDELSKAVKDTPEAVEIYLALGNLYRSQGEIERAAQIRNSLIVRPGLAPVTKARALYELGRDFSRGGFLDRAVSAFEKARAIVGDSPEILTELAEIEARGREFEKAAHYHAKLDQPVQEAHYLARCAEDYFSDGDDATAYRILKKAIDIYPSSTESWLLVLSRLKKDNKLDDFREKFREALQKVPNHLRFVLVEGLLAESTIFGDTPTSVAVSDGEKNISFYEVMVEEIESSDPDVSMHYYGARLLQLCNNQEEASVWLEKTLILNQNFWLARLELFNLAQDQQQLTPSFKNQLDFFVNIAHKIKKFTCSSCGFKRDRIFFVCPRCRSWHSITFRKELNQ; from the coding sequence GTGTCTTTTCTAAACTTATTCAGGAAGAAAAAAGCGACGGCGTCCGTTAATCGGGCGCCGTCGTATTTGTCTGGCATTGCTAAAACTGAAACAGGTCTTGCAGATACCCGCGCTGCTATTGATGAACTAAGTAAAGCTGTGAAGGATACACCTGAGGCTGTTGAAATCTATCTTGCCCTTGGTAATCTTTACAGATCACAAGGTGAGATTGAGCGTGCCGCACAGATAAGAAACAGTTTGATTGTTCGTCCCGGACTCGCCCCTGTCACCAAAGCTCGTGCTCTTTATGAGCTTGGTAGAGATTTTAGTCGTGGTGGTTTTTTAGACCGCGCTGTAAGTGCTTTTGAAAAAGCACGCGCTATTGTTGGTGATTCTCCAGAAATTTTGACCGAGCTTGCTGAAATTGAAGCTCGGGGGCGCGAGTTTGAAAAAGCAGCTCATTATCATGCAAAGCTGGACCAGCCGGTTCAGGAAGCGCACTACCTCGCCAGATGTGCAGAAGATTATTTCAGTGATGGTGATGACGCTACGGCATATCGCATTCTAAAAAAAGCTATAGATATTTATCCTAGTTCAACTGAGTCATGGTTATTAGTCCTCAGTCGTTTAAAAAAGGATAACAAGCTTGATGATTTCCGTGAAAAATTTCGTGAAGCACTTCAGAAAGTACCAAATCATTTAAGATTTGTTCTTGTTGAAGGACTACTTGCTGAATCTACAATTTTTGGCGATACTCCGACCAGCGTTGCTGTTTCTGATGGTGAGAAGAATATCTCATTTTATGAAGTGATGGTTGAAGAAATTGAGAGTTCCGATCCTGATGTGAGCATGCATTATTATGGAGCAAGGCTCTTGCAGCTGTGCAACAATCAGGAAGAAGCAAGTGTCTGGCTTGAAAAAACACTGATACTGAATCAGAATTTCTGGCTGGCTCGACTTGAACTTTTTAATCTTGCGCAAGATCAGCAGCAATTAACTCCGTCGTTTAAAAATCAGCTGGATTTTTTTGTGAACATTGCTCACAAAATTAAAAAGTTTACCTGTTCAAGCTGTGGATTTAAGCGTGATAGAATTTTCTTTGTTTGCCCAAGATGCCGCAGCTGGCATTCCATAACGTTCCGTAAAGAACTGAACCAATAA
- a CDS encoding LapA family protein, with the protein MRYLKVLALVILFFVSMVFFIQNTPELSKEVVLSMSLLDFTFTSQSLPYYLLILVAFCAGSFLCLIYFMADKVRLSGQLRTCRTKMANLEQEVNSLRNLPLDGQNYPSAEESEENAQ; encoded by the coding sequence ATGCGTTACTTGAAGGTTTTGGCTCTGGTTATTTTATTTTTCGTATCAATGGTGTTCTTCATCCAGAATACCCCTGAGCTCTCTAAGGAAGTTGTACTTTCTATGTCTTTGTTAGATTTCACATTTACAAGTCAGTCTTTGCCTTACTATCTTTTGATTTTGGTGGCATTCTGTGCGGGCTCTTTCTTGTGCTTAATTTACTTCATGGCAGACAAAGTTCGTCTTTCCGGACAGCTTCGCACTTGCCGTACAAAAATGGCTAATCTTGAGCAGGAAGTTAATTCACTTCGCAACCTGCCACTTGATGGCCAGAATTATCCCTCCGCAGAAGAAAGTGAAGAAAACGCCCAGTAA
- a CDS encoding CBS domain-containing protein: MSKNDELIKAETVITGHVNADFDCLAAIVAAGKLYPGATLIFPGSQEKNLRNFYMESATYFFNFKHLKEIDKDSVKLLVVVDTSRKVRITHVKSILDNPGLRIHVYDHHMQSDCDLEPELIIKKAWGSSVAILSHEIRKKNITLLQEEATILGLGLYEDTGSFMFNSTTIHDFEAGKWLLESGMELDVVTDLLHRDLTSQQISLLSKLLEGAQTHTINDLDIVISEISTPEYVGDFSVLVHKFMDMENVKVLFALGRMNDRIHLVARSRVKDVDVGDICTNFGGGGHAYAASATIKDRTLAEVRDELFAMLYSKVTPRVNVENLMSKPAVAIPRDMTILQAVERMTQFSLKGVPVVDSLENMRCVGILEQKTADKAVAHQLGDVDVEVYMQHPFSSVKTDCGLHRVMEIILGQKQRLVPVVENDKVLAVITRTDLINMLVKDPARIPESLFPENKQERNIRNIMRNRLTNKILDILETAGQMAEESGTEAYVVGGFVRDVLLTRSNLDLDLVVEADGIEFAKKLAKKMSGRAKYHRKFKTAVVILPDGQRVDVATARLEYYEYPAALPTVELSSIKMDLYRRDFTVNALAVHINPSSFGKLVDFFGSQRDLKDKTIRVLHALSFVEDPTRIMRAIRFEQRFNFRIGGQTFNLIKNALKLNLFNKLSGYRLIHELKLILEENAVVASIKRMGELGVLEAIHPFLGLTKARMQVIEELETIISWYNLLYLEPSISIWKTYFLGMCMGTTKAKMEQIYHRFSFSQTEEREFVHMRESIFWAAGNIMNIREELKPSEIYEILHPVPLEGVLFIMARTKREMIKKYISQYLTSLRLQTIDISGDDLKELGLIPGPQYAKLLHRTKLACLDSIIKGRDEQLQFVKKLINESEVAQNS; the protein is encoded by the coding sequence ATGTCTAAAAATGATGAACTTATAAAGGCTGAAACAGTCATAACAGGTCACGTAAATGCTGATTTTGATTGCCTTGCCGCTATAGTTGCTGCCGGAAAATTATATCCCGGTGCAACTCTTATTTTTCCCGGTAGTCAGGAAAAGAATCTCCGCAATTTCTATATGGAAAGTGCTACCTATTTCTTTAATTTTAAGCACTTAAAAGAAATTGATAAGGATTCGGTAAAACTTCTCGTGGTGGTTGATACCTCGCGTAAAGTCAGGATTACTCATGTTAAGTCTATCCTTGATAATCCGGGTTTAAGAATTCATGTTTACGACCATCATATGCAGTCGGATTGTGATCTTGAACCTGAATTGATTATAAAAAAAGCATGGGGCTCGAGCGTAGCTATTCTTTCCCACGAAATTCGCAAAAAAAATATTACACTTCTTCAGGAAGAAGCAACAATACTTGGACTTGGTCTTTATGAAGACACTGGGTCCTTTATGTTCAACTCGACCACCATTCATGATTTTGAAGCTGGAAAATGGTTGCTTGAATCTGGAATGGAGCTTGATGTCGTAACTGACCTGCTCCACCGTGACCTTACTTCTCAGCAAATTTCATTGCTCAGCAAACTTCTTGAGGGTGCACAGACTCATACTATTAATGATCTTGATATTGTCATTTCTGAAATCAGCACTCCTGAATATGTTGGTGATTTTTCCGTTCTTGTTCATAAATTTATGGATATGGAGAATGTTAAGGTTCTTTTCGCGCTGGGCAGAATGAATGATCGTATTCATCTTGTTGCGAGGTCGAGGGTAAAAGATGTTGATGTGGGAGATATTTGCACTAACTTTGGTGGTGGCGGGCATGCATATGCCGCTTCCGCAACAATCAAAGACAGGACGCTTGCTGAAGTTCGGGATGAACTTTTTGCCATGTTATATTCTAAGGTTACGCCTAGAGTTAATGTTGAAAATTTGATGTCGAAGCCTGCTGTTGCGATTCCCCGAGACATGACAATATTGCAAGCTGTTGAGCGCATGACTCAGTTCAGCCTGAAAGGCGTACCTGTCGTGGACAGCTTAGAGAATATGCGCTGTGTCGGGATACTTGAGCAGAAAACGGCGGATAAGGCTGTTGCCCATCAGCTTGGTGATGTGGACGTAGAAGTTTATATGCAGCACCCTTTTTCATCTGTAAAAACAGATTGTGGGCTTCACCGTGTAATGGAGATAATTCTCGGGCAGAAGCAACGGCTTGTGCCTGTTGTAGAAAATGATAAGGTTTTAGCCGTTATAACACGCACAGACTTAATCAATATGCTTGTGAAGGATCCTGCGCGGATTCCGGAGTCTCTTTTCCCTGAAAATAAACAAGAGCGTAATATTCGCAATATTATGCGGAATAGGCTTACGAATAAGATCCTTGATATTTTGGAAACTGCGGGGCAAATGGCGGAAGAATCCGGTACAGAAGCTTATGTGGTTGGGGGATTTGTTAGAGATGTACTGCTTACTCGCTCAAATTTAGATTTAGATTTAGTCGTAGAAGCTGATGGAATTGAATTTGCTAAAAAGTTAGCTAAAAAAATGTCTGGCCGTGCTAAATATCATCGTAAATTTAAAACTGCTGTGGTCATTTTACCTGATGGTCAAAGAGTCGATGTGGCCACTGCTCGTCTTGAATATTATGAATATCCAGCCGCCCTGCCTACCGTGGAACTTTCATCTATAAAAATGGATCTTTACCGTCGCGATTTCACTGTTAATGCGCTTGCTGTGCACATAAACCCCTCAAGTTTCGGCAAGCTAGTCGACTTTTTCGGTTCTCAGCGTGATTTGAAAGATAAAACTATAAGGGTTCTCCATGCCCTAAGTTTTGTGGAAGATCCTACCCGTATCATGCGTGCTATCAGATTTGAGCAGAGATTTAATTTCAGAATCGGTGGCCAGACTTTTAATTTAATTAAAAACGCTCTCAAGCTTAATTTATTCAACAAGTTATCTGGCTACAGATTAATTCATGAGTTGAAACTTATTCTCGAAGAAAACGCAGTAGTGGCAAGTATTAAGCGGATGGGGGAACTTGGCGTTCTTGAGGCTATTCATCCATTCCTTGGCTTAACAAAAGCCCGCATGCAAGTAATCGAAGAGCTTGAAACTATTATAAGTTGGTACAATCTACTCTATCTTGAACCGAGCATTTCGATCTGGAAAACGTATTTTCTGGGCATGTGCATGGGAACTACAAAAGCTAAAATGGAACAGATTTATCACCGTTTTAGTTTCTCGCAAACTGAGGAACGAGAATTTGTTCATATGCGCGAAAGTATTTTCTGGGCAGCTGGAAATATAATGAATATCCGTGAAGAACTTAAGCCAAGTGAAATATACGAAATTTTGCACCCAGTGCCCCTTGAAGGCGTTTTGTTTATTATGGCAAGAACTAAGCGTGAGATGATTAAAAAGTACATTTCGCAGTACCTGACGAGCCTCCGGCTGCAAACAATAGACATTTCAGGAGATGATTTAAAGGAACTTGGCCTTATCCCCGGTCCTCAATATGCTAAGCTGTTGCACCGCACTAAACTTGCGTGCCTTGATTCAATTATTAAAGGTAGGGATGAGCAACTTCAATTTGTAAAAAAACTGATAAATGAAAGCGAAGTCGCTCAGAACTCATAG
- the xerD gene encoding site-specific tyrosine recombinase XerD, with product MNENKNNKIPKHEWVDRYLEYLLIERGLSENSLDGYLRDLESFQSFLDERSSNIEVTTSQTLLLYLTYLRSKSLKSTSLARHLSSLRGFFAFCTSRGFLNENPAILLENPKLPKKLPVFLTREEISNVLAKPILTTKLGFRDKVMLELLYAAGMRVSELIGLKVEDFDPQTGVLIIFGKGSKERLVPIHYAAQDFLNHYINEWRAAFNPQVKNVFLNRSGKGLTRQGVWKMIKKYTLEAGIKRSISPHTFRHSFATHLLDGGADLRTVQLLLGHSDISATEIYTHIQAGRLVQLHKRFHPRSAM from the coding sequence ATGAATGAGAACAAAAACAATAAAATTCCTAAGCATGAATGGGTTGATCGCTATCTTGAGTATTTGCTCATAGAAAGAGGTCTTTCAGAGAACAGTCTTGATGGATATTTGAGAGATTTGGAATCATTTCAGTCGTTTTTGGATGAAAGGTCCTCAAATATTGAAGTGACAACAAGCCAGACTCTATTGCTCTATCTCACCTATTTAAGATCAAAATCACTTAAAAGCACATCACTTGCGCGCCATTTATCTTCACTTCGAGGTTTTTTTGCTTTTTGTACGTCGCGTGGATTTTTAAATGAAAACCCCGCTATTTTACTTGAAAACCCAAAACTTCCTAAGAAATTGCCGGTATTCCTTACAAGGGAAGAAATATCAAATGTTCTTGCTAAGCCAATTCTGACAACAAAACTAGGTTTCAGAGATAAGGTGATGCTTGAGCTGTTGTATGCTGCTGGAATGAGAGTGTCTGAATTAATAGGATTAAAGGTTGAAGACTTTGATCCACAAACAGGGGTTCTTATTATTTTCGGTAAAGGGTCAAAGGAACGGCTAGTACCTATTCACTATGCTGCTCAAGATTTCTTAAACCATTACATTAACGAATGGCGCGCAGCCTTCAATCCGCAAGTAAAAAATGTTTTTCTAAACCGTTCTGGAAAAGGTTTAACTAGACAAGGTGTTTGGAAAATGATCAAAAAATATACACTGGAAGCTGGTATAAAAAGATCAATTTCTCCACATACTTTCAGGCATTCTTTTGCTACACATCTGCTTGATGGTGGCGCAGATTTGCGCACAGTCCAGTTGCTTCTAGGCCATTCTGACATTAGTGCTACTGAGATTTATACTCATATCCAGGCTGGACGATTGGTTCAGCTTCATAAACGTTTTCACCCTCGCTCAGCAATGTGA
- a CDS encoding LL-diaminopimelate aminotransferase → MPDFKLADRIATLPPYLFAEIDRLKAEVAAKGVDIISLGIGDPDLPTPQFIIDALYEAAKRPENHQYPSYVGMLSFREAVAQWYKERFNVELDAKSEVVSLIGSKEGIAHFPLAFVNPGDLVLVASPNYPVYPVASSFAGGVVEMIPLLEENDFLPDLDSIDAATWDKAKVFFINYPNNPTSATATPEFFAKIVDIAHKHNVIIVQDAAYTEVYYDENKKPISILETPGAKDVAIEFHSLSKTYNMTGWRCGMAVGNATLVGGLGKVKENVDSGIFQAVQEAGIIALQQGEPYVKEFRKIYKERRDVVVEALQKINISCKVPEASIFVWARTPEGYTSSEFVSKLLQETGVVVTPGNGFGESGEGYFRISLTVDTERLKEAVSRISQL, encoded by the coding sequence ATGCCAGATTTTAAACTTGCCGACAGGATTGCAACTCTTCCACCTTATCTCTTCGCAGAGATCGACAGACTTAAAGCAGAAGTAGCTGCAAAGGGCGTAGATATTATCAGCCTTGGTATCGGCGATCCAGATCTTCCAACTCCTCAGTTCATAATTGATGCACTCTACGAAGCTGCTAAACGTCCTGAAAATCACCAGTATCCTTCATATGTTGGAATGCTGTCTTTCCGTGAAGCTGTTGCACAGTGGTACAAAGAAAGATTTAATGTTGAACTTGATGCTAAAAGTGAAGTTGTCAGCTTGATCGGTTCTAAAGAAGGTATTGCTCATTTCCCACTCGCATTTGTTAATCCGGGTGACCTTGTCCTCGTAGCTTCTCCGAACTACCCAGTTTACCCCGTTGCAAGTAGCTTTGCCGGCGGCGTAGTTGAAATGATCCCACTTCTCGAAGAAAATGACTTCCTGCCTGACCTTGATTCAATTGATGCGGCAACTTGGGATAAAGCAAAAGTTTTCTTCATCAACTACCCAAACAACCCAACATCAGCGACTGCAACTCCTGAATTTTTTGCAAAAATTGTTGATATTGCACATAAACATAATGTAATCATCGTTCAGGACGCGGCTTACACCGAAGTTTATTATGATGAAAATAAAAAGCCTATATCTATTTTAGAGACTCCTGGCGCAAAAGACGTTGCTATAGAATTTCACTCCCTATCTAAGACATACAATATGACTGGATGGCGCTGCGGAATGGCAGTAGGTAACGCAACTTTGGTTGGTGGGCTTGGTAAAGTTAAGGAAAACGTCGACTCAGGTATTTTCCAGGCTGTACAGGAAGCAGGCATTATTGCTCTTCAGCAGGGTGAGCCTTATGTTAAAGAATTCCGTAAAATTTACAAAGAACGCCGCGATGTAGTTGTTGAGGCTTTGCAGAAAATTAATATTTCCTGCAAGGTACCTGAAGCATCTATTTTTGTTTGGGCTAGAACTCCGGAAGGTTACACTTCATCCGAGTTCGTTTCCAAACTTCTCCAAGAAACCGGCGTAGTAGTAACTCCCGGTAATGGCTTTGGAGAATCTGGAGAAGGATATTTCCGCATCTCACTAACGGTCGACACCGAAAGACTCAAGGAGGCAGTATCACGGATTTCCCAACTATAA
- the folK gene encoding 2-amino-4-hydroxy-6-hydroxymethyldihydropteridine diphosphokinase — MKVFVSLGSNIGDTDENLNEAVARLEKYEGIDPVVWSEIYMTEPQGLKDQAWFANQVVRFAVDPELWSPHGFLSTLQAVEGQMQRVKKQINGPRIIDLDLILFGDEVIESGEYLTVPHSRAKDRAFVLHPLAELESELSFPDGTKVSEALDKIDYRIEGKKIYQN, encoded by the coding sequence ATAAAGGTTTTCGTCAGCCTTGGCTCAAACATCGGGGATACCGATGAAAATTTGAATGAAGCAGTGGCGAGACTTGAAAAATACGAAGGCATTGATCCAGTCGTCTGGTCGGAAATTTATATGACCGAACCTCAGGGACTGAAAGATCAAGCGTGGTTTGCAAATCAGGTTGTTCGTTTTGCTGTAGATCCAGAACTTTGGTCTCCGCACGGCTTTCTTTCAACGCTCCAAGCGGTGGAAGGGCAGATGCAACGAGTAAAAAAACAAATTAACGGTCCACGGATCATTGATTTAGATTTGATCTTATTCGGAGACGAAGTAATAGAGAGTGGAGAATATCTGACTGTTCCGCATTCGCGTGCAAAGGATCGGGCATTTGTTCTTCATCCGCTGGCAGAACTTGAGTCGGAACTGAGCTTCCCTGATGGGACCAAAGTTTCCGAAGCTTTAGATAAAATCGATTACCGCATTGAAGGTAAAAAGATTTATCAGAATTAA
- a CDS encoding transaldolase family protein, protein MQIFLEPMTTDEVTKALDYRLIDGVNLRSDLEIQDPHSFDTAVRDIAKIMNGPVFVSITGSTADEMLESARITLKLGPNVVLKVKANLEGLKTLKTLSEQDISVNMTSIENPVQAAMALRAGAKFVTICNKKTDTDKCDTFALINNTAQIFNTEQNKVPIIVSGFESVLTDSNKVTEAIKAGANSISVSYELLIGLAQNQ, encoded by the coding sequence ATGCAAATTTTTCTGGAACCAATGACAACAGATGAAGTCACTAAGGCTCTCGATTATAGGTTAATTGACGGAGTAAATCTGCGCTCAGATCTAGAAATTCAAGATCCGCATTCTTTTGATACAGCTGTAAGAGACATTGCCAAAATAATGAATGGCCCCGTATTTGTTTCTATAACAGGTTCCACTGCTGATGAAATGCTAGAATCCGCTAGGATAACGCTCAAATTAGGCCCCAACGTTGTTTTAAAAGTTAAAGCTAACCTTGAAGGTCTCAAAACATTAAAAACTCTTTCAGAGCAAGATATAAGCGTAAACATGACTTCAATAGAAAACCCTGTTCAAGCTGCAATGGCATTAAGAGCAGGTGCGAAGTTCGTGACGATTTGCAATAAAAAAACAGACACAGACAAATGCGACACATTTGCACTCATTAATAATACTGCTCAAATATTTAATACCGAGCAAAACAAAGTCCCAATTATCGTATCTGGTTTTGAATCAGTACTGACTGACAGCAACAAAGTGACCGAAGCAATCAAAGCCGGTGCAAATTCAATTTCGGTTTCATATGAGTTGCTAATCGGATTAGCTCAAAACCAATAG